The following proteins are co-located in the Salvelinus sp. IW2-2015 linkage group LG36, ASM291031v2, whole genome shotgun sequence genome:
- the LOC111959974 gene encoding filamin A-interacting protein 1-like isoform X1 — protein MMSPSWTWLKLLLIQEKAYWERKEEESKREVSALKEELTKLKSFALLVVDEQQRLMNQLSQQSKRVQKLTEIADHAQQEQNSTHSRAKEEGLKALRLEAELHKQASYFHLKQEAMMAKLSNEDTQNRQLCQRLAALSRKLDELEGTKGAFQRAEEELKELRDRLGHGREGSTTTPGLLSEVEQLRMRVVEMEGKDEELIRMGDQCRDLDRKLGRESSQSRSLKAEVDKLNGRISELDRLEEALGKSRQECSSLKGSLEKERASTKQLSGELDTLXVRVRELEAIEGQLEKSEGALRQDFAKLRTLTMVVVEERKNMAERLRQTEEKLQEKKDGKRQAESDSVSTATEKLIEESRKALRSKAELEERIQSVAKERDELRVRLRXEEDRSGDLQSKVSAMKKRILILEVKKGELCREVKSPLLDNTNHGYQQEDNKVKELTQEVDRLRRRLMQKGVIEGELMKAEEDFESLERKCSKEQETARALAVELEESRRELSKYQLAEKKENNQEHLLLRRLQEEQVKSVLLKREVEALKEKVQRLMGTEESICRVQMDSSTLQKRLTQQEVRNRELAREMEGLTHELERYRRFSKSLRPGMTGRCFSDLHLCTKEVQTEPADTLPPDYRSLAPLALSCKLYEEIDGEDPNQKEDRVINKCNSPPLNNIESLNHQNNHVRRFSIPSPNGKDNHHPINCKVLNGNFFQKGDVMLAHTQGKPLHIRVTPDHGLNTAMLDISRVTTDNALXYTSTAIIPTSGAPPKQRITIIPNAAISPVARTKSAPLPEGFGSPDRVLSPLTMTPVSVMSPDSSRSVSPDHTGSPIQMLTVSTGSLESTKVIGQAVFRVSPEKQNGWQLQRSNSTGPSIITTEDNKIHIHLGSPYIQSFNGITQSQSGGPYHTPGRELRTPVLTNGCHVKGNSKITSSITIAPANTPVSRPSHITVSGPYD, from the exons ATGATGTCTCCGTCATGGACATG GCTGAAATTACTGCTCATCCAGGAGAAAGCCTACTgggaaagaaaggaggaggagagcaagagagaggtcTCTGCTTTAAAGGAAGAGCTGACTAAACTCAAGTCTTTTGCATTGTTGGTCGTTGACGAGCAGCAGCGCCTGATGAATCAACTTTCACAGCAGAGCAAACGCGTCCAGAAACTGACAGAAATCGCCGACCACGCCCAACAGGAGCAAAACTCCACCCATTCCAGGGCAAAGGAGGAGGGGCTTAAAGCACTTCGTCTGGAGGCGGAGCTACACAAACAAGCTTCCTACTTCCACCTCAAACAGGAAGCCATGATGGCCAAACTGTCCAATGAGGACACCCAGAACCGGCAGCTGTGTCAGCGGTTGGCTGCCCTCAGTCGAAAGCTGGATGAGCTGGAGGGGACCAAGGGCGCCTTCCAGAGGGCCGAGGAGGAACTGAAGGAGCTGAGGGACAGGCTCGGCCATGGGAGAGAAGGGAGCACAACAACCCCTGGCTTGCTCTCAGAGGTGGAACAGCTGAGGATGAGGGTTGTGGAGATGGAAGGAAAGGATGAGGAGCTGATCCGAATGGGGGACCAATGCCGGGACCTGGACCGAAAACTTGGGAGGGAGTCCAGCCAGAGCCGCAGCCTGAAGGCCGAGGTGGACAAGCTGAACGGCCGAATCAGTGAGCTGGACAGACTGGAGGAGGCTCTGGGGAAAAGCAGGCAGGAGTGCAGYTCTCTGAAGGGCagcctggagaaggagagggccaGCACCAAGCAGCTGTCTGGAGAGCTGGATACCCTCARGGTGCGGGTAAGGGAACTGGAAGCCATCGAGGGCCAGCTGGAAAAATCTGAGGGGGCGTTGAGACAGGACTTTGCCAAGCTGAGAACACTCACAATGGTAGTGGTTGAAGAGAGGAAGAACATGGCTGAGCGACTCAGGCAGACAGAGGAGAAACTCCAGGAGAAGAAGGATGGGAAACGGCAGGCTGAGAGTGACAGCGTGTCAACAGCCACAGAGAAACTCATTGAGGAGAGCCGCAAGGCACTGAGGTCTAAAGCAGAGCTTGAGGAGAGGATTCAGAGTGTGGCCAAAGAGCGGGACGAGCTGCGGGTGAGGCTGAGGRCAGAGGAGGATAGGAGTGGGGATCTGCAAAGCAAAGTTAGCGCCatgaaaaaaaggattctgatCTTGGAGGTCAAAAAGGGGGAGTTATGTCGAGAAGTCAAGAGCCCCCTGCTGGACAACACTAACCACGGCTACCAACAggaagacaacaaagtcaaagaacTCACCCAGGAGGTAGATAGACTGAGGAGGAGACTCATGCAGAAGGGAGTGATAGAGGGAGAGCTGATGAAGGCAGAGGAGGACTTTGAGTCTTTGGAGAGGAAGTGCTCCAAGGAGCAGGAGACAGCCAGAGCTCTGGCAGTGGAGCTGGAGGAGTCCAGGAGGGAGCTCTCCAAGTACCAGCTGGCTGAGAAGAAGGAGAACAACCAGGAGCACCTCCTCCTCAGGCGACTCCAGGAGGAGCAAGTCAAGTCTGTCCTCCTCAAAAGGGAGGTGGAGGCACTTAAGGAGAAGGTCCAGAGGCTGATGGGGACAGAGGAGTCCATCTGTCGGGTGCAGATGGACAGCTCCACCCTGCAGAAGAGGCTGACCCAGCAGGAGGTCAGGAACAGGGAGCTGGCCAGGGAGATGGAGGGACTGACCCATGAGCTGGAGAGGTACCGGCGATTCAGCAAGAGCCTCCGGCCTGGCATGACTGGCCGATGCTTCTCAGACCTCCACCTGTGCACCAAGGAGGTGCAGACGGAGCCCGCAGACACCCTGCCACCTGACTACAGGAGCCTGGCTCCGCTGGCGCTCAGCTGTAAACTGTATGAGGAGATCGATGGAGAGGACCCAAATCAAAAGGAGGATCGTGTCATCAACAAGTGCAACTCACCTCcgctgaacaacattgaaagcttGAACCACCAAAACAATCATGTGAGGCGATTCAGCATACCTTCACCCAACGGCAAGGACAATCACCATCCCATTAACTGCAAAGTGTTAAACGGTAACTTTTTCCAGAAAGGAGATGTGATGCTTGCACACACCCAAGGGAAGCCCTTACACATCAGGGTAACGCCAGACCATGGCCTCAACACGGCCATGCTGGATATCAGTAGAGTCACCACTGACAATGCCTTATYCTACACCAGCACCGCCATCATCCCCACCAGCGGAGCCCCACCAAAACAGAGAATCACCATCATCCCAAATGCTGCCATCTCACCAGTGGCCAGAACAAAGAGCGCCCCACTACCAGAAGGGTTTGGCAGCCCAGACAGagtcctctcccctctcaccaTGACACCCGTCTCAGTCATGTCCCCAGATTCCTCCAGGTCAGTGTCACCTGACCACACTGGCTCTCCCATCCAGATGCTAACAGTCAGCACTGGATCGCTTGAATCCACTAAGGTCATAGGTCAAGCCGTATTCCGGGTGAGCCCGGAGAAGCAGAATGGCTGGCAGCTACAGAGGTCCAACAGCACTGGTCCGAGCATCATCACCACAGAGGACAACAAGATCCACATCCACCTTGGGAGCCCCTACATCCAGTCTTTTAATGGTATAACCCAGAGCCAGTCTGGTGGCCCGTACCACACCCCCGGCCGGGAGCTAAGGACACCAGTACTGACCAATGGCTGCCACGTCAAAGGCAACAGCAAGATCACCAGTAGCATCACCATAGCCCCTGCAAACACCCCTGTCTCACGACCCTCACACATTACAGTAAGTGGCCCTTATGATTGA
- the LOC111959974 gene encoding filamin A-interacting protein 1-like isoform X2, which produces MNQLSQQSKRVQKLTEIADHAQQEQNSTHSRAKEEGLKALRLEAELHKQASYFHLKQEAMMAKLSNEDTQNRQLCQRLAALSRKLDELEGTKGAFQRAEEELKELRDRLGHGREGSTTTPGLLSEVEQLRMRVVEMEGKDEELIRMGDQCRDLDRKLGRESSQSRSLKAEVDKLNGRISELDRLEEALGKSRQECSSLKGSLEKERASTKQLSGELDTLXVRVRELEAIEGQLEKSEGALRQDFAKLRTLTMVVVEERKNMAERLRQTEEKLQEKKDGKRQAESDSVSTATEKLIEESRKALRSKAELEERIQSVAKERDELRVRLRXEEDRSGDLQSKVSAMKKRILILEVKKGELCREVKSPLLDNTNHGYQQEDNKVKELTQEVDRLRRRLMQKGVIEGELMKAEEDFESLERKCSKEQETARALAVELEESRRELSKYQLAEKKENNQEHLLLRRLQEEQVKSVLLKREVEALKEKVQRLMGTEESICRVQMDSSTLQKRLTQQEVRNRELAREMEGLTHELERYRRFSKSLRPGMTGRCFSDLHLCTKEVQTEPADTLPPDYRSLAPLALSCKLYEEIDGEDPNQKEDRVINKCNSPPLNNIESLNHQNNHVRRFSIPSPNGKDNHHPINCKVLNGNFFQKGDVMLAHTQGKPLHIRVTPDHGLNTAMLDISRVTTDNALXYTSTAIIPTSGAPPKQRITIIPNAAISPVARTKSAPLPEGFGSPDRVLSPLTMTPVSVMSPDSSRSVSPDHTGSPIQMLTVSTGSLESTKVIGQAVFRVSPEKQNGWQLQRSNSTGPSIITTEDNKIHIHLGSPYIQSFNGITQSQSGGPYHTPGRELRTPVLTNGCHVKGNSKITSSITIAPANTPVSRPSHITVSGPYD; this is translated from the coding sequence ATGAATCAACTTTCACAGCAGAGCAAACGCGTCCAGAAACTGACAGAAATCGCCGACCACGCCCAACAGGAGCAAAACTCCACCCATTCCAGGGCAAAGGAGGAGGGGCTTAAAGCACTTCGTCTGGAGGCGGAGCTACACAAACAAGCTTCCTACTTCCACCTCAAACAGGAAGCCATGATGGCCAAACTGTCCAATGAGGACACCCAGAACCGGCAGCTGTGTCAGCGGTTGGCTGCCCTCAGTCGAAAGCTGGATGAGCTGGAGGGGACCAAGGGCGCCTTCCAGAGGGCCGAGGAGGAACTGAAGGAGCTGAGGGACAGGCTCGGCCATGGGAGAGAAGGGAGCACAACAACCCCTGGCTTGCTCTCAGAGGTGGAACAGCTGAGGATGAGGGTTGTGGAGATGGAAGGAAAGGATGAGGAGCTGATCCGAATGGGGGACCAATGCCGGGACCTGGACCGAAAACTTGGGAGGGAGTCCAGCCAGAGCCGCAGCCTGAAGGCCGAGGTGGACAAGCTGAACGGCCGAATCAGTGAGCTGGACAGACTGGAGGAGGCTCTGGGGAAAAGCAGGCAGGAGTGCAGYTCTCTGAAGGGCagcctggagaaggagagggccaGCACCAAGCAGCTGTCTGGAGAGCTGGATACCCTCARGGTGCGGGTAAGGGAACTGGAAGCCATCGAGGGCCAGCTGGAAAAATCTGAGGGGGCGTTGAGACAGGACTTTGCCAAGCTGAGAACACTCACAATGGTAGTGGTTGAAGAGAGGAAGAACATGGCTGAGCGACTCAGGCAGACAGAGGAGAAACTCCAGGAGAAGAAGGATGGGAAACGGCAGGCTGAGAGTGACAGCGTGTCAACAGCCACAGAGAAACTCATTGAGGAGAGCCGCAAGGCACTGAGGTCTAAAGCAGAGCTTGAGGAGAGGATTCAGAGTGTGGCCAAAGAGCGGGACGAGCTGCGGGTGAGGCTGAGGRCAGAGGAGGATAGGAGTGGGGATCTGCAAAGCAAAGTTAGCGCCatgaaaaaaaggattctgatCTTGGAGGTCAAAAAGGGGGAGTTATGTCGAGAAGTCAAGAGCCCCCTGCTGGACAACACTAACCACGGCTACCAACAggaagacaacaaagtcaaagaacTCACCCAGGAGGTAGATAGACTGAGGAGGAGACTCATGCAGAAGGGAGTGATAGAGGGAGAGCTGATGAAGGCAGAGGAGGACTTTGAGTCTTTGGAGAGGAAGTGCTCCAAGGAGCAGGAGACAGCCAGAGCTCTGGCAGTGGAGCTGGAGGAGTCCAGGAGGGAGCTCTCCAAGTACCAGCTGGCTGAGAAGAAGGAGAACAACCAGGAGCACCTCCTCCTCAGGCGACTCCAGGAGGAGCAAGTCAAGTCTGTCCTCCTCAAAAGGGAGGTGGAGGCACTTAAGGAGAAGGTCCAGAGGCTGATGGGGACAGAGGAGTCCATCTGTCGGGTGCAGATGGACAGCTCCACCCTGCAGAAGAGGCTGACCCAGCAGGAGGTCAGGAACAGGGAGCTGGCCAGGGAGATGGAGGGACTGACCCATGAGCTGGAGAGGTACCGGCGATTCAGCAAGAGCCTCCGGCCTGGCATGACTGGCCGATGCTTCTCAGACCTCCACCTGTGCACCAAGGAGGTGCAGACGGAGCCCGCAGACACCCTGCCACCTGACTACAGGAGCCTGGCTCCGCTGGCGCTCAGCTGTAAACTGTATGAGGAGATCGATGGAGAGGACCCAAATCAAAAGGAGGATCGTGTCATCAACAAGTGCAACTCACCTCcgctgaacaacattgaaagcttGAACCACCAAAACAATCATGTGAGGCGATTCAGCATACCTTCACCCAACGGCAAGGACAATCACCATCCCATTAACTGCAAAGTGTTAAACGGTAACTTTTTCCAGAAAGGAGATGTGATGCTTGCACACACCCAAGGGAAGCCCTTACACATCAGGGTAACGCCAGACCATGGCCTCAACACGGCCATGCTGGATATCAGTAGAGTCACCACTGACAATGCCTTATYCTACACCAGCACCGCCATCATCCCCACCAGCGGAGCCCCACCAAAACAGAGAATCACCATCATCCCAAATGCTGCCATCTCACCAGTGGCCAGAACAAAGAGCGCCCCACTACCAGAAGGGTTTGGCAGCCCAGACAGagtcctctcccctctcaccaTGACACCCGTCTCAGTCATGTCCCCAGATTCCTCCAGGTCAGTGTCACCTGACCACACTGGCTCTCCCATCCAGATGCTAACAGTCAGCACTGGATCGCTTGAATCCACTAAGGTCATAGGTCAAGCCGTATTCCGGGTGAGCCCGGAGAAGCAGAATGGCTGGCAGCTACAGAGGTCCAACAGCACTGGTCCGAGCATCATCACCACAGAGGACAACAAGATCCACATCCACCTTGGGAGCCCCTACATCCAGTCTTTTAATGGTATAACCCAGAGCCAGTCTGGTGGCCCGTACCACACCCCCGGCCGGGAGCTAAGGACACCAGTACTGACCAATGGCTGCCACGTCAAAGGCAACAGCAAGATCACCAGTAGCATCACCATAGCCCCTGCAAACACCCCTGTCTCACGACCCTCACACATTACAGTAAGTGGCCCTTATGATTGA